AAAGATTGAGATTGCTGAGACTCCAGCAGAATCCAACGTCGAGGTTGTAGTTAAGACCGCTTCCGTTGACACCGGCAACGCTGACCGTGACGGCCACGTTCGCGCTGATGACTTCTTCAACTCTGAAGCATTCCCAGACATGGTCTTCAAGGCAACCGACTTCAACATCGACGAGAACGGCAACGGCACCCTGACCGGCGACCTGACCATCCGCGAGACCACCAAGTCTGTCACCCTGGACGTTGAGACCGAGGGCATCGCTGAGGACCCATTCGGAAACACCCGCGTTGGCTTCGAGGCTTCCACCAAGATCGACCGCACCGAGTTCGGCCTGAACTTCAACGCTCCACTGAACACCGGCGGCGTTCTGGTTTCCGAGAAGGTCACGATCGAGATCGAGGGTTCTGCAATCAAGAACGCTTAAGTTCTCCTCGCGGTGAATCTCTCACCGCAATAACTTCATAAAATTGAGGGCCTGATTCCGAATCATTTCGGTTTCAGGCCCTCGCTTTGTTTCCCCGAGACTATGCAGACCAGGCCTGCCAGAGCTTTTCGTAGGTGCCGCCGAGTGCGCGGAGTTCTTCGTGGGTTCCAGATTCTTTGATAGCTC
This region of Corynebacterium casei LMG S-19264 genomic DNA includes:
- a CDS encoding YceI family protein, which gives rise to MSNFTGSYTLDPTHTVIGFVARHAMVTKVRGKFNEWDAKIEIAETPAESNVEVVVKTASVDTGNADRDGHVRADDFFNSEAFPDMVFKATDFNIDENGNGTLTGDLTIRETTKSVTLDVETEGIAEDPFGNTRVGFEASTKIDRTEFGLNFNAPLNTGGVLVSEKVTIEIEGSAIKNA